GTGACGATTCCAATCAATATGTTCTGGTGTAATCTGTAAATGGAGAAAACATAAGGGATAACGATCGCGAGGAAACATTCTGACTGTGTTAGCTAAAATTGTTTGTTCAAGTTCAGGACATTTGACTACACGACCGTTAATAGCTATTTTAACCCAATCTGGACGTTGACGGTGACAACGATCTGGTAACCCCATCACCAGAGTTATTTTACCAGAGTTAAATTCCCATTCTTTTTGGATTAAATCATTGAGAGTGATCGCTTTAATGATTTGTGGTATGATTTCTTTGGGGCTATTGCTAGGACTAATTCTTAACCAAGGTTGATCTTTAAGTTTAATTTGCCAATTGATTTGAGGATGAGTTAAAGCCATATCCCCAATTAGTTTTTGAATCTCTTTAAGTTTAGGTTTACTATTTTTTTGGATTGCGTCTCTCCTGACTTCCCAATTTTGAAAGAGGTTACTAACATTAATAATAGTTCCAGGAGCGATCGCTATATTCTCTTGAGAGACTATTTTTCCTTCTCGATAAACTAAACACCATCCTAAAGAATTTTGTTGATTAAGACGGCTTAAAATCTCTAAATCAGCCAATTGCGCTAAACTATAGAGGGCTTCTCCCCTAAATCCTAAACTCTTGATTTGATGTAAATCTTGTGATTGAGTAATCTTACTGGTACTATGGGGAGCACAAGCTAAACGTAAATCTTCAGGTGACATTCCACAACCGTTATCTACCACTTGTAAACGCCATAAATCGGGCCATAATGAGATAACTAGTCGATTTGCTCCCGCATCTAGGGAATTTTCGACTAATTCTCTCACTACCGCTGCAAAAGAGTCAATTACTTGACCTGCAGCTAAGAGCGCACTAACATCAGTAGGTAAGATTTTGATTTTATTGGTTGGACTAAGCACGAAATTATCAACATAATGAGTTTAGAATTATCAGCAGTAAGCTTAACTACTCCTAATCAATCTCGGTATTTACTCTCAGGAATTTCTTTTGAGGTTAAACAGGGCGATCGCCTTGGTATTATTGGTACAGTTGGTTCTGGTAAAACCTCTCTGTTAAGATTACTCAATAGACTTAATA
The sequence above is drawn from the Gloeocapsa sp. DLM2.Bin57 genome and encodes:
- the mutL gene encoding DNA mismatch repair endonuclease MutL codes for the protein MLSPTNKIKILPTDVSALLAAGQVIDSFAAVVRELVENSLDAGANRLVISLWPDLWRLQVVDNGCGMSPEDLRLACAPHSTSKITQSQDLHQIKSLGFRGEALYSLAQLADLEILSRLNQQNSLGWCLVYREGKIVSQENIAIAPGTIINVSNLFQNWEVRRDAIQKNSKPKLKEIQKLIGDMALTHPQINWQIKLKDQPWLRISPSNSPKEIIPQIIKAITLNDLIQKEWEFNSGKITLVMGLPDRCHRQRPDWVKIAINGRVVKCPELEQTILANTVRMFPRDRYPLCFLHLQITPEHIDWNRHPAKSEVYLENNTFYQEQIKTTLTEIFKLNLEHLEPGVHNQRVKQLLKVSEPQQGYHLNKLPQSEISLMQLKALTQVHRTYIVAEHSNGLWLIEQHIAHERVIYEQLQQDWSLVALDKPIMLNTISNQARENLENLGIIVENFGEQTWLIRNIPATLVNRSDCHEALIELSQGGDLDSAQVAIACRSAIRNGTELSLTQMQNLLDQWQMTRNPRTCPHGRPIYLSLEESSLARFFRRHWVIGKSHGI